In Dromaius novaehollandiae isolate bDroNov1 chromosome 4, bDroNov1.hap1, whole genome shotgun sequence, a single genomic region encodes these proteins:
- the LOC112986702 gene encoding uncharacterized protein LOC112986702 isoform X1 → MDRYRYFIFNQRNMVVLGLFQIAFSTVCVVSGFIDGVFRAESLLSKTRAPIWAGMVMGVPGILALFSSQRKNPVLVNALIIASIISCVTILIIIVYSSLTLNYGEEEELSPMPVHAVHTKYVLNKVVKGANIAMLIASVCSAFVLLVIAYLGCRSLPHCLCYDSVTGMEWLQPSDDQAQAVEMVCAVQSPGDSIFNSPVQFPVQDLDTEEGVSKPPPYIRMA, encoded by the exons ATGGATCGCTACCGATACTTCATCTTTAACCAGAGGAACATGGTGGTGCTGGGTCTCTTCCAGATAGCCTTCAGTACGGTGTGTGTCGTCAGTGGATTCATAGACGGCGTTTTCAGAGCAGAATCTCTGCTGAGCAAAACCAGAGCTCCAATTTGGGCTGGCATG GTCATGGGCGTCCCAGGCATTCtggctttattttcctctcaGAGGAAGAATCCAGTTCTT GTGAATGCACTGATAATTGCTTCCATAATCTCTTGTGTTACCATCCTCATTATAATCGTTTATAGCTCCCTAACTTTGAACTACGGTGAAGAGGAGGAGTTAAGTCCCATGCCAGTCCATGCTGTCCATACA AAGTATGTACTTAATAAAGTTGTCAAGGGTGCCAACATAGCAATGTTAATTGCATCTGTCTGCAGTGCATTTGTGCTGCTAGTTATTGCTTACTTGGGATGCCGAAGTCTTCCACACTGCTTGTGCTACGATAGCGTAACTGGAATG GAATGGTTGCAACCTAGTGATGACCAAGCTCAGGCTGTGGAAATGGTTTGCGCTGTACAAA GTCCCGGGGACAGCATTTTTAATTCCCCAGTTCAGTTTCCTGTTCAAGACTTAGACACAGAGGAAGGCGTATCCAAGCCTCCACCATACATCAGAATGGCTTGA
- the LOC112986702 gene encoding uncharacterized protein LOC112986702 isoform X3, translating to MDRYRYFIFNQRNMVVLGLFQIAFSTVCVVSGFIDGVFRAESLLSKTRAPIWAGMVMGVPGILALFSSQRKNPVLVNALIIASIISCVTILIIIVYSSLTLNYGEEEELSPMPVHAVHTKYVLNKVVKGANIAMLIASVCSAFVLLVIAYLGCRSLPHCLCYDSVTGMVPGTAFLIPQFSFLFKT from the exons ATGGATCGCTACCGATACTTCATCTTTAACCAGAGGAACATGGTGGTGCTGGGTCTCTTCCAGATAGCCTTCAGTACGGTGTGTGTCGTCAGTGGATTCATAGACGGCGTTTTCAGAGCAGAATCTCTGCTGAGCAAAACCAGAGCTCCAATTTGGGCTGGCATG GTCATGGGCGTCCCAGGCATTCtggctttattttcctctcaGAGGAAGAATCCAGTTCTT GTGAATGCACTGATAATTGCTTCCATAATCTCTTGTGTTACCATCCTCATTATAATCGTTTATAGCTCCCTAACTTTGAACTACGGTGAAGAGGAGGAGTTAAGTCCCATGCCAGTCCATGCTGTCCATACA AAGTATGTACTTAATAAAGTTGTCAAGGGTGCCAACATAGCAATGTTAATTGCATCTGTCTGCAGTGCATTTGTGCTGCTAGTTATTGCTTACTTGGGATGCCGAAGTCTTCCACACTGCTTGTGCTACGATAGCGTAACTGGAATG GTCCCGGGGACAGCATTTTTAATTCCCCAGTTCAGTTTCCTGTTCAAGACTTAG
- the LOC112986702 gene encoding uncharacterized protein LOC112986702 isoform X2, with translation MDRYRYFIFNQRNMVVLGLFQIAFSTVCVVSGFIDGVFRAESLLSKTRAPIWAGMVNALIIASIISCVTILIIIVYSSLTLNYGEEEELSPMPVHAVHTKYVLNKVVKGANIAMLIASVCSAFVLLVIAYLGCRSLPHCLCYDSVTGMEWLQPSDDQAQAVEMVCAVQSPGDSIFNSPVQFPVQDLDTEEGVSKPPPYIRMA, from the exons ATGGATCGCTACCGATACTTCATCTTTAACCAGAGGAACATGGTGGTGCTGGGTCTCTTCCAGATAGCCTTCAGTACGGTGTGTGTCGTCAGTGGATTCATAGACGGCGTTTTCAGAGCAGAATCTCTGCTGAGCAAAACCAGAGCTCCAATTTGGGCTGGCATG GTGAATGCACTGATAATTGCTTCCATAATCTCTTGTGTTACCATCCTCATTATAATCGTTTATAGCTCCCTAACTTTGAACTACGGTGAAGAGGAGGAGTTAAGTCCCATGCCAGTCCATGCTGTCCATACA AAGTATGTACTTAATAAAGTTGTCAAGGGTGCCAACATAGCAATGTTAATTGCATCTGTCTGCAGTGCATTTGTGCTGCTAGTTATTGCTTACTTGGGATGCCGAAGTCTTCCACACTGCTTGTGCTACGATAGCGTAACTGGAATG GAATGGTTGCAACCTAGTGATGACCAAGCTCAGGCTGTGGAAATGGTTTGCGCTGTACAAA GTCCCGGGGACAGCATTTTTAATTCCCCAGTTCAGTTTCCTGTTCAAGACTTAGACACAGAGGAAGGCGTATCCAAGCCTCCACCATACATCAGAATGGCTTGA